DNA sequence from the Halorussus limi genome:
CATCGATATAGATCTGTTGTGCCATTAAATTTCGCAGCCAGCGCTTGACCAGTTGCGTTGGCTTGTGCGGGTTTCACGTCAACTGGCGATTCCACTTCGATCTCATCCAGCCAGTGATCGTACCACCTGAGATCTTGTTTGTAACGTCTGGTGCTGCCCTCGTCACGGAGGTCCGGATTATCGTTGTCTGTCCCCGTAACTAACTGTCCGATGTACTGTTCGATTAGGTCCCGGCAGTCTTCTACGTCCTTATATCTTGGAGGCAACTTAGGCACCCGATTCTTTATAGTATCGACGGACTGTACTTTTATCTGGATCTTCTTCGTTTGATCCTGCCGATAGTGATTCATCCCCGACAGAGACTCTGGGTGAGGAATCAGATGTGGAATCTGTATGACTTGATGACCCCCCAATCGACAAATTGTCGTGTCTTGGGATATCTGCCTCTGCCTCTTCGGTTGTATCTTCAACGAATCCCACGTCAGGATAGTACTCCAACATTCGTGCACAGGCCCGCCTGACATCGGCGAGATCTTCGTCGAAATACTGTGCCCACACCTCCGGTGTTGAAATGGCTTGGGCTAAGGCTAGATCACTTGGCGTGTCGAATTGACCGACCTCATCAAAATCCGGCAGATCATTTCCTGTGGAATGAACCGGCAGTGAAGAATAGAGGTCACGTGCTAACCGGTCAATTTTATCGTCATTTGTGACGCTTGAATCAATGGATAGGACGTGCTCTTCAATCCGATCAAGTCGTTCTGCCAGTGGTGTTACTGACGTATCCACAGCACGAATAATTTCGTCCTGATTGACTGTTGCCTCTTCATCTCCGCTGGTCATATATCGATACGCTGTAACCCGGAAAAGGCGGCTCAGGCTGTCGAATTCATTCTCTTCTCGTAGGAACTCCTCAAATTCCTCTCTCTCCTCTGGGGTGAGACGGATACCGACTATCTCGCTTCGTTCTGTCATCGTACTCTGGATTATGAACAGGAGTTTGTTAAACGCTCGTATTACGTCAAAAGGGAGAACCGCGTCATTTAAACTGCGCTGTGGACGCGTTCGGTCCACGACAGCCACCAAACTGGACATTTTTCTCCGGGTAGCCCGATACCGGACGGTAAAGTACGTCTATTCGGTAGTTTGCTCGATACGTGGTGCGAGCTATTCAGTCACCCGCCGCGTCTTGGTTACGTTCTCGAACTCGAACCGCGCCCCACCAGCGGCGCTCTCCGCCACCGAACACTCCCACCCGTACACGTCCGCCATCTCTTGGACGAACGTCAGTCCTAACCCCATCCCTCCCTCATTTTCCGAGGACGTGTATCCCGTCTCGAACACAGTCTTCTGTTCGTCTGGTTCGATACCGCGACCGTCGTCGGCCACGTAGAAGCCGGTCGGAAGGTCGCCGACCGTGACGGTGACGCTGGCCCCGCCATGTTCGACCGCGTTCTCGAAGAGATTCCGAAACAGATGGCGGATGTACGTCTCGTCCACGTCTATCGTCAGGTCGGTCGTCACGTCCAGCGTCGCCTCGGACGTGTCCGACTCGTCCCACGCTTGCCGCGCTGCATCTGCAAGCCGCACCGGCGAACACTCGGAGACTGCCTCTCGGCCCCGTGCCACGAGTAGCAGGACCTCGATCATGTCTTCGATGCGGTCGAACGCTTCCGTGACGTACTCCACCGCCTGTGGATGCTCCTCAGGTGAGAGCTGTTGGCTGTAAATTTGGCCGATGTTGACCGGGTTCCGAAGTTCGTGCGCGAGGAGACTCGCGAAATTATCCAGCTGCTCGTTCTGACGTTCGAGTCGGCGTTCACGCTCGTTTCGCTCGGTCACGTCGCGCACGACACCGACCGTGTCGGGCGTGGTGTCCTCCGGCTCTGGAAGGGGTGCGACAGTCCATTCGACCTCGATTATCTCCCCGGACGCAGTTTGCAGCCTCGTCTCGTACATTTTCGAGCCGAAAGTCTCTCGTTCGAGGTCGCGCTCCACCTCCTCGCGTAGTGCCGCTGCGTTCTCCTTCTCGGCCATGACGAACGAGGCGGGCGAGCCGATAATTTCCTCGCGGTCGTACCCGACGAGTTCGGTGTAGGCGTCGTTCACCAGTATGAAGCGGTTGTCTTCGTTGGTAACGAAGATGCCATCGTTGACGGTTTGGACGATGGTTTCGTAGCGTTCGAGTTCTTGGCTGTACTCTTCGGCGTCCACGGCTCTGGTCTGGGCCTGTCCATCGTGATACCCCATCCCGAGGCCGGCCACGCTCGCGAGTGCAGGGAGGATGAGGAAGTTCGCGAGGGGGTCGTTTAGTTCGGTGATGACCGAGATGAACAGGAGGATACCGACCATGACTTCGATGGCGCGAACGCACCACCCGGCGACGACGTGGTAGAGGTCAGGACGGACGTCGCTCTGTGAGAGCCGATAGCCACCGTAGGAGAGCGCGAGACCGCTTGCGCCGACGAGCAACGAAATCATCAACACGTCGTTGACTCTTCTGTCGCCGACGGCTGGCGTGACTGGGAACGCGACGGCAATGGCGACGTAGAGTCCCCCGAGGGCGAGGACGACGCGGCGTCCACCGACCTGCTCGATACCCCGTGCCAAGTACCCCATTGCTGTCTCCAAGCTACTAAGGGGTCATGATGGTTGTGATTTCCTTCCTGCGACCTCGATTCAGTTACGTCTCCACGTTACGGGGAGGCCACAGCTAAATTACGCCCGAGTGAGAAGAACCCGCTCCGACTATATTAAAATCGAATTCGATTTTTTACGTCTCTCCGGTCGAACAGCGGCGGCGCTACGGACACCACCTTTACCGTCGTCCTCCGCGTCACGGGCTAGCCTATGACGGGTGGACCCGACGATTCGACTCGAACGATGAGAGACGCCTTCCGCGTCTGGAACTTCGACGCGACCGAGCGCGAGGTCGTCCTCCGCAGTTCCGACGACCAGTACGTCGCCGTGCCGCTCCCGGACGGGGACGAGGACTTGTTCGAGCGACTGGCCACGTCGTCGGGGACTGTGGAGGCGACGCTGGTGGAGCGCGGGGGAGACGGCTCCTCGTGGCGGGTGGACGAGATTCACGCCGTCGACGAGGGTTCGTAGGCGGCCGGTCGCCCCGCGTCGGCCGGACGACACTCCCTCGTACATTTATATAGGAAGGCGAAACAAACCTCGGTCACGGAGAGATACTACGCCGTGGCTTCCCCCATCGACGCCTCGATACCCGACCTCCTGCGACTGCTCGTCGTCCCCGTCTTCGGTTGGGCCGCGCTACGCGACGTGAAGACCCGCCGCGTACCGAACCGGACGTGGTACCCCCTCGCCGCGCTGGCGGTCGTCCTGTTGGCGGTCGAGGGCTGGCAAGCGTGGACCGGCACCGCCTACGAGACCCGAGCGTTCGCGCTCCGGACCGCCATCAGCCTCGGCTTCGTCGCGCCGCTCGTCGTCGCCTTCTGGTGGTTCCGGGCGTTCGGCGGCGCGGACGCGAAGGCGTTTCTCGTCGTCGCCGCGCTGTTCCCCACGTTCCCGACCTACGAGGCGTTCGGGTGGGTCCTCCCCCACCAGCGGACCGCGGTCGGCGTGTTCTCGCTGACGATTCTGACCAACACCGTGTTGCTCGGCGCGCTCTATCCGCTGGCCGTCCTCGGCCGGAACGCGGTCGCCGGGCGGTTCTCGTCGGTGATGGTCGTCGGCAAGCCGGTGTCGTGGCGCGCCGCGGCCGAGGAACACGGCCGCCTGCTGGAGACGCCCGAGGGCGTGACCCGCAACGGCGTGGACTTGGACGCGGTGCGGATGTACCTCCGGTGGCGCGGCCTGACGCTGGCGGAGTTGCGCGAGCGCCCCGACCGTTTCCGGGACCCCGCCACCCTGCCGGCGGAACCGAATCCGCCCGGCGACGGGTCGGTCGGCGTCGAAGACCTCCGGGCCGACGGCGGCGAACTCGAAGCACCGGCGGAGACCGTCGCCGAGGAGGACGCGCCCGCCGACGACCCGTGGGGCGCGGCGGCGTTCCTCGACGACATCGACCACGGCGCCTACGGCACGACCCCCGAGGGCCT
Encoded proteins:
- a CDS encoding PAS domain S-box protein, whose translation is MGYLARGIEQVGGRRVVLALGGLYVAIAVAFPVTPAVGDRRVNDVLMISLLVGASGLALSYGGYRLSQSDVRPDLYHVVAGWCVRAIEVMVGILLFISVITELNDPLANFLILPALASVAGLGMGYHDGQAQTRAVDAEEYSQELERYETIVQTVNDGIFVTNEDNRFILVNDAYTELVGYDREEIIGSPASFVMAEKENAAALREEVERDLERETFGSKMYETRLQTASGEIIEVEWTVAPLPEPEDTTPDTVGVVRDVTERNERERRLERQNEQLDNFASLLAHELRNPVNIGQIYSQQLSPEEHPQAVEYVTEAFDRIEDMIEVLLLVARGREAVSECSPVRLADAARQAWDESDTSEATLDVTTDLTIDVDETYIRHLFRNLFENAVEHGGASVTVTVGDLPTGFYVADDGRGIEPDEQKTVFETGYTSSENEGGMGLGLTFVQEMADVYGWECSVAESAAGGARFEFENVTKTRRVTE
- a CDS encoding A24 family peptidase translates to MDASIPDLLRLLVVPVFGWAALRDVKTRRVPNRTWYPLAALAVVLLAVEGWQAWTGTAYETRAFALRTAISLGFVAPLVVAFWWFRAFGGADAKAFLVVAALFPTFPTYEAFGWVLPHQRTAVGVFSLTILTNTVLLGALYPLAVLGRNAVAGRFSSVMVVGKPVSWRAAAEEHGRLLETPEGVTRNGVDLDAVRMYLRWRGLTLAELRERPDRFRDPATLPAEPNPPGDGSVGVEDLRADGGELEAPAETVAEEDAPADDPWGAAAFLDDIDHGAYGTTPEGLRDGLDVLVSAEEVWVSPGIPFVVPLFVGTVVALTYGDMLFGAMAVFGLA